A genomic window from Candidatus Kouleothrix ribensis includes:
- a CDS encoding ABC transporter permease, whose amino-acid sequence MALGRFAAVTQSAKPNNQHSLLPPVLMFLLGVALWEGLVRGFNVPLYLLPAPSGIVATFFQQPGYLLRIGLYTFGEALAGFVIGCTLGALLAAVCVRFRRLAEGLVPVSIASNAVPIVALSPLLGVWLGSTTAASKIGVVAIMTLFPTLVNVYHGLTSPSADAFQLMRSYAARQSLVFLKLRLPSALPYLFNALKICSTLSMIGAVVAEFFGGTQNALGVYIKSQAGILRLREAWSGILMACLFGISFYLVIVALERWLMPWHVSFRKDRA is encoded by the coding sequence ATGGCACTAGGCAGATTCGCCGCAGTTACTCAAAGCGCAAAACCCAACAACCAACACTCGCTGCTGCCGCCGGTGCTGATGTTTCTGCTGGGCGTGGCGCTGTGGGAGGGCCTGGTGCGCGGCTTCAATGTGCCGCTGTACCTGCTGCCGGCACCCAGCGGGATTGTGGCCACGTTCTTCCAGCAGCCCGGCTACCTGCTGCGGATCGGGCTATATACCTTCGGCGAGGCGCTGGCCGGCTTTGTGATCGGCTGCACGCTCGGCGCGCTGCTGGCGGCGGTGTGCGTGCGCTTCCGCAGGCTGGCCGAGGGGCTGGTGCCGGTGTCGATCGCCTCGAACGCCGTGCCGATCGTGGCGCTCTCGCCGCTGCTGGGCGTCTGGCTGGGCAGCACCACTGCAGCCTCGAAGATCGGCGTGGTAGCGATCATGACCCTGTTCCCAACCCTGGTGAATGTCTACCACGGCCTGACCAGCCCGAGCGCCGATGCGTTCCAGCTGATGCGCTCGTACGCTGCGCGCCAGAGCCTGGTGTTTCTGAAGCTGCGGCTGCCCTCGGCGCTGCCCTACCTGTTCAACGCGCTCAAGATCTGCTCGACCCTGAGCATGATCGGCGCGGTGGTGGCCGAATTTTTTGGCGGTACGCAGAACGCGCTCGGCGTGTATATCAAGAGCCAGGCCGGCATCCTACGCCTGCGCGAGGCCTGGTCGGGCATCCTGATGGCCTGCCTGTTCGGCATCAGCTTCTACCTGGTGAT